The following are encoded in a window of Psychrobacter sp. P11F6 genomic DNA:
- a CDS encoding ATP synthase subunit I → MTKPAKRTQKDKIGIYIKRQAWILFILIIIAWALDTSWLHSELTVAKSAAIGALLSFATQAVFAFFIFWYTGYRARQHIVSQLYRGQMAKWLLTVFGFALIFITVQPLSAPALFIGFMVMQISHSWMLWHIR, encoded by the coding sequence ATGACCAAGCCTGCCAAACGCACACAAAAAGATAAAATTGGCATCTATATCAAACGCCAAGCGTGGATATTATTTATCCTTATTATTATTGCTTGGGCTTTAGATACCAGTTGGCTACATAGTGAGCTTACTGTTGCAAAAAGCGCCGCTATTGGTGCGCTACTCAGCTTTGCTACCCAAGCTGTATTTGCTTTTTTTATCTTTTGGTACACTGGATATCGCGCGCGCCAACATATTGTTAGCCAGCTATATCGAGGTCAAATGGCCAAATGGCTATTGACTGTGTTTGGTTTCGCACTAATTTTTATTACCGTACAACCCCTATCTGCGCCTGCGCTGTTTATCGGTTTTATGGTAATGCAAATTAGTCACAGTTGGATGTTGTGGCATATACGCTAG
- the atpE gene encoding F0F1 ATP synthase subunit C, with amino-acid sequence MDPVLGGYTVIAVALLIGLGALGTGIGFAILGGKFLEGVARQPELGSQLQTRMFIVAGLLDAIPMIGVGIAMLLLFANPLAG; translated from the coding sequence ATGGATCCAGTATTAGGTGGTTACACAGTTATCGCAGTAGCACTACTTATCGGTTTAGGTGCACTAGGTACAGGTATTGGTTTTGCTATTCTAGGTGGTAAATTTCTAGAAGGCGTTGCGCGTCAGCCAGAACTTGGTTCACAGCTGCAAACTCGTATGTTCATCGTAGCAGGTCTTCTTGATGCTATTCCGATGATCGGTGTTGGTATTGCTATGCTATTGTTGTTCGCTAACCCTCTAGCAGGTTAA
- a CDS encoding metal ABC transporter solute-binding protein, Zn/Mn family, with amino-acid sequence MNSVFKYFLSSTIILQRWLITGIVALGVFTVSAQAATVSVSNYPLFLLSQAVTEGSPPAKQLLQAGEVGHHGSISPGDIKAIQDSKFVVWFGEPLENNLAASLNTAPNAIALFEFDAFNRHPLRDVQGKPIAGTLDPHIWLDPENAKAMTRALAVIHSHANPQYKALYHANAQKFAQRMDRGVASFVKQAKGKQQTQPYWAYHDAYQYIESSTNLKLVGSLSTDHHLAPRASQIRWLNDKRPAKQMCLVSPSQPAKGLLAKLQPVKTTVQPEDMSNSKDFVSGWQTMAQQIYQCIS; translated from the coding sequence ATGAACTCAGTTTTCAAATATTTTTTAAGCTCAACCATTATACTACAGCGATGGCTCATTACGGGCATAGTTGCATTAGGCGTCTTTACTGTGAGTGCACAAGCGGCAACAGTCAGCGTGAGTAACTACCCACTGTTTTTATTGAGTCAAGCAGTGACTGAAGGTTCACCGCCCGCCAAGCAGTTATTGCAAGCAGGGGAGGTAGGTCATCATGGCAGTATCAGCCCAGGCGATATTAAAGCCATTCAGGACAGTAAATTTGTCGTGTGGTTTGGTGAGCCACTAGAAAATAACTTGGCGGCAAGCCTTAATACCGCACCCAATGCGATTGCCTTATTTGAATTTGATGCCTTTAATCGTCATCCGCTACGTGACGTCCAAGGCAAGCCTATTGCTGGCACCTTGGATCCACATATATGGTTAGATCCTGAAAATGCCAAAGCCATGACTCGTGCCCTTGCCGTGATTCATAGCCATGCTAATCCGCAATATAAAGCACTTTATCACGCCAATGCACAAAAATTTGCTCAGCGAATGGATAGGGGAGTGGCATCTTTCGTAAAACAAGCTAAAGGCAAGCAGCAAACCCAGCCTTATTGGGCCTATCATGATGCTTATCAATACATTGAATCCAGCACAAACCTAAAGCTTGTTGGCAGTTTAAGCACTGATCACCATCTAGCACCACGAGCAAGCCAAATACGCTGGCTAAATGATAAGCGTCCAGCCAAGCAAATGTGTCTGGTTAGCCCAAGTCAACCAGCCAAAGGTTTACTCGCTAAGTTACAGCCTGTAAAAACCACTGTGCAACCTGAAGATATGAGCAATAGTAAAGACTTTGTGAGTGGTTGGCAGACGATGGCACAGCAAATCTATCAATGTATATCGTAG
- the murD gene encoding UDP-N-acetylmuramoyl-L-alanine--D-glutamate ligase: protein MTTNTATDALLHKGSGLQVVVGLGQSGLSVARYLANQGYQVAVTDAQVTPSLVDQLPAEISVRQFGAIDAELLQQAARIIISPGISLATEAVAAARQANIPVVSDIQLFCEACTVPIVAITGSNAKSTVTTLVGQMAADAGVNVGVGGNIGVPALTLLDNTDMELAVLELSSFQLETVTNLGAQVATVLNMSPDHLDRHGDMLGYHQAKHRIFQGAKSVVINREDALTRPLVADNLPRVSTGIHAPDKGQYGLITTPEGQIYLAHGTEKLLSADKLLIKGRHNLLNAQAALALGELAGLPLGSMLNTLQQFTGLEHRCQYVANAADIDYFNDSKGTNIGSTMAAIEGLGAVYAPKDGKLLLILGGQGKGQQFGELTPFINQYVSQVLFIGEDAPLIEQHLRAAKISADVALHQCQNLENAFTTIQQVTTSSLSQVQAVLLSPACASFDQYSGYAARGEHFSQLVGQLATESSDMMAAD, encoded by the coding sequence ATGACCACCAACACTGCAACAGATGCCTTACTTCACAAAGGCAGTGGTCTACAAGTCGTGGTCGGTTTGGGACAATCTGGATTATCAGTTGCGCGCTATTTGGCCAATCAAGGCTATCAGGTTGCTGTCACTGATGCTCAGGTGACACCTAGCTTAGTAGATCAACTGCCCGCTGAGATTAGTGTTCGCCAATTTGGTGCGATTGACGCCGAGCTCTTGCAGCAAGCGGCACGTATTATTATAAGTCCCGGTATCTCTCTTGCTACCGAAGCCGTCGCCGCTGCCCGCCAAGCGAATATTCCCGTGGTCAGCGATATTCAGCTATTTTGTGAGGCTTGTACCGTACCGATAGTGGCGATTACTGGCTCTAATGCTAAGAGCACCGTGACCACCTTGGTCGGGCAAATGGCCGCGGATGCTGGTGTCAATGTTGGTGTCGGCGGTAATATTGGCGTGCCAGCGCTGACCTTGCTTGATAATACTGATATGGAACTGGCGGTACTTGAGCTGTCGAGTTTTCAGTTAGAGACGGTGACCAATTTGGGCGCGCAAGTGGCGACGGTTCTAAATATGTCACCTGACCATCTAGATCGCCACGGTGATATGCTGGGCTATCATCAAGCCAAGCATCGTATCTTTCAGGGTGCTAAGTCCGTGGTTATCAATCGCGAAGACGCATTGACGCGCCCGCTCGTGGCTGATAATTTGCCCAGAGTGAGTACCGGTATACATGCTCCTGATAAAGGTCAATATGGTCTTATTACTACTCCTGAAGGTCAGATTTATCTTGCCCACGGTACAGAAAAACTACTGTCGGCAGATAAACTGTTGATTAAAGGTCGTCATAATCTGCTAAATGCACAGGCAGCCTTAGCGTTAGGCGAACTTGCTGGTTTGCCATTGGGCAGTATGTTGAATACCTTACAGCAGTTTACTGGACTTGAGCATCGTTGCCAGTATGTGGCAAATGCTGCAGATATTGATTATTTCAATGATTCAAAAGGCACCAATATCGGCTCAACGATGGCAGCTATCGAAGGGCTGGGCGCAGTCTATGCGCCAAAGGACGGTAAACTGCTATTGATTTTGGGTGGACAAGGTAAGGGTCAACAGTTTGGTGAATTGACGCCGTTTATCAATCAGTATGTTAGCCAAGTACTGTTTATTGGTGAAGATGCGCCGCTGATTGAACAGCATCTGCGAGCAGCTAAGATAAGCGCCGATGTTGCGTTACATCAATGCCAAAATTTAGAAAATGCCTTTACAACCATTCAACAAGTCACGACAAGCAGCCTATCGCAAGTGCAAGCGGTGCTATTGTCACCTGCTTGTGCCAGCTTTGATCAATATAGTGGCTACGCAGCTCGCGGTGAGCATTTCAGTCAGTTGGTTGGTCAGTTAGCAACTGAGTCGTCAGATATGATGGCGGCCGATTAA
- a CDS encoding metal ABC transporter permease, whose amino-acid sequence MTAWLAIIAPAWIAGSILALLSAPLGCLVLWRRMAFFADALAHGTLLGVALAVWWQLPMGIGIALVSVMVVLGLVLIDDERLPVDAVLAVVAVSLLCLGLLALTQLTDQQANVLGFLFGNLLELDWADLPLLAGSVLVGLGLLMYIWPAQIKLATHEALARIQGVNPTRQRLFFMGVLAGFCAIALQAVGSLLISGLLVLPALTARLWSSSPKQMVVISLLIAQLGVTLGVWGSIWLDIQTGLAIVLILAILFFIALIFSKLSTAKIWSARR is encoded by the coding sequence ATGACTGCTTGGTTAGCCATCATTGCCCCCGCTTGGATCGCTGGCAGTATTTTAGCGCTACTATCAGCGCCTTTAGGTTGCTTAGTCTTGTGGCGACGTATGGCCTTTTTTGCTGATGCTTTAGCACATGGTACCTTGCTTGGCGTGGCTTTAGCAGTATGGTGGCAATTACCTATGGGTATTGGCATTGCCTTGGTCAGCGTCATGGTGGTGCTAGGGCTGGTATTAATCGATGATGAGCGCCTGCCTGTCGATGCGGTTTTGGCGGTGGTGGCGGTGTCATTGTTATGTTTAGGTTTATTGGCTTTGACCCAGTTGACTGACCAACAAGCAAACGTACTGGGGTTTTTGTTTGGTAATTTGCTAGAGCTTGATTGGGCAGACTTGCCCTTACTTGCTGGTAGCGTGCTGGTAGGGCTCGGTCTACTTATGTATATATGGCCTGCACAAATTAAGCTTGCCACTCATGAAGCACTGGCGCGTATTCAAGGTGTTAATCCGACACGCCAGCGGCTGTTCTTCATGGGCGTATTGGCGGGATTTTGTGCGATTGCCCTGCAAGCGGTTGGTAGTTTACTAATCAGCGGTTTATTGGTATTACCAGCATTAACGGCACGTTTGTGGTCATCATCGCCAAAACAAATGGTCGTTATATCGCTACTGATCGCACAGCTTGGCGTGACACTAGGCGTTTGGGGAAGCATCTGGCTAGATATTCAGACAGGACTTGCTATCGTATTAATATTAGCCATTTTATTTTTTATCGCGCTGATTTTCTCAAAGCTCAGCACTGCAAAAATTTGGTCAGCGCGCCGCTAG
- a CDS encoding metallophosphoesterase, whose protein sequence is MLSYPVNNISTPDEQVNILQITDLHLSTPVSSSVDGDTNNSEATVCQQCFETVLQQALSSDIRCDLIIVTGDLVNEVKPAIYDHIFEVLQATHIPFACIAGNHDVTDEIGSDLPFFERELIAQPADPRLLSRHVIETDRWQLLLLDSSITGKVAGEITPTDIDWVCERLDACDKPALIALHHHVIPVDSDWIDTHMAENSEAFWQHLLGFDHLKVIISGHTHQEQVRHRQGVTVYSTPSTCYQFKPYENDFSYDKSVPPGYRWLQLANNGKVASWVERLDT, encoded by the coding sequence ATGCTAAGCTATCCTGTTAATAACATTAGCACACCAGATGAACAGGTAAACATACTACAAATCACAGATTTGCATTTATCAACGCCCGTTTCTTCTAGTGTTGATGGCGATACTAACAATAGCGAAGCCACTGTCTGTCAGCAGTGCTTTGAAACAGTACTACAGCAAGCTTTGAGTAGCGACATTCGCTGCGATTTGATTATCGTGACTGGCGACTTAGTCAATGAAGTCAAACCCGCTATTTACGATCATATTTTTGAGGTATTGCAAGCGACCCATATTCCTTTTGCTTGTATCGCAGGCAATCATGATGTGACGGATGAGATAGGCAGTGACTTACCATTCTTTGAGCGCGAACTGATTGCTCAACCTGCCGACCCGCGCTTGCTAAGCCGGCATGTCATTGAGACTGATCGTTGGCAGCTGTTGTTATTAGACTCATCCATCACGGGCAAAGTCGCGGGCGAGATAACGCCTACCGATATTGACTGGGTATGCGAGAGACTCGATGCTTGTGATAAGCCTGCGCTGATTGCTCTACATCATCACGTCATTCCCGTAGACTCTGACTGGATTGACACACATATGGCAGAGAATAGTGAGGCCTTTTGGCAGCATCTGTTAGGATTTGACCATCTCAAGGTCATTATCAGTGGTCATACGCACCAAGAGCAGGTCCGCCATCGTCAAGGAGTCACGGTCTATAGTACGCCTTCTACTTGCTACCAGTTCAAGCCTTATGAGAATGATTTTTCCTATGATAAAAGCGTCCCGCCCGGTTACCGTTGGTTGCAATTAGCCAACAATGGAAAGGTTGCAAGCTGGGTAGAAAGACTGGATACTTGA
- the ftsW gene encoding putative lipid II flippase FtsW, which yields MPSARAILLSSVGCMLVLSLLMVASASIPFALSRGMTELHFFKNQLLYMMIGLTVATVSYYSVSLRTLYKTETQFILLGITGMLLVATLFSTPINGSKRWLNLGVFNFQVAELAKLVMIVFVSDFVVRRSFEVRNGLDGFLRIMLVVALITMLLLSQPDFGSFVVILGTIFAIFYIAGAPYKHFLALGAAAIGGAVLMVTTAQYRLVRVMSFMDPFDDVQDTDYQLARSLIAFGRGQFTGVGYGESVQKLSHLPEAHTDFLLAITGEELGFVGVTMVLVLEALIIGSAMRISYNALKRRQMRMSYTAFGIGVVFIAQTIINAAMNMGAIPTKGLTMPFFSYGGSSMLISLVMVALLLKIYKESPEIEKSQCRYY from the coding sequence ATGCCGTCAGCACGCGCCATTCTCCTATCGAGTGTTGGCTGTATGTTGGTGCTCAGCTTATTGATGGTGGCTTCTGCTTCTATTCCTTTTGCGCTCAGTCGCGGCATGACAGAGCTGCACTTTTTCAAAAACCAGCTGCTGTATATGATGATCGGTTTGACGGTCGCTACGGTTTCTTATTACAGCGTGTCTTTGCGAACACTATATAAGACTGAAACCCAATTTATCCTATTGGGTATCACTGGCATGCTGCTAGTGGCAACCCTATTTAGTACGCCTATTAACGGCTCCAAGCGTTGGCTGAACCTAGGGGTATTTAATTTTCAGGTGGCAGAGTTGGCCAAGTTGGTGATGATTGTCTTTGTCTCTGATTTTGTGGTGCGTCGCTCTTTTGAAGTTCGTAACGGCTTAGACGGTTTTTTGCGGATTATGTTGGTGGTGGCACTCATCACCATGCTGCTATTGTCACAGCCTGATTTTGGTTCTTTTGTCGTTATTTTAGGTACTATCTTTGCGATTTTTTATATTGCTGGTGCGCCTTACAAGCACTTTTTAGCACTGGGCGCGGCTGCCATCGGTGGTGCGGTATTGATGGTGACGACAGCGCAGTACCGATTGGTACGTGTGATGTCATTTATGGATCCGTTTGATGATGTGCAAGACACGGATTATCAGCTGGCACGCAGTTTGATTGCCTTTGGTCGTGGACAATTTACAGGCGTTGGTTATGGTGAGAGCGTACAAAAACTGTCGCATTTGCCTGAGGCACATACTGATTTTCTACTAGCCATTACAGGGGAAGAGTTAGGCTTTGTTGGGGTTACTATGGTACTGGTGCTCGAAGCGCTGATTATCGGTAGCGCGATGCGTATCAGTTATAACGCGCTCAAGCGTCGGCAGATGCGTATGAGTTATACCGCCTTTGGTATCGGTGTGGTGTTTATTGCACAAACAATTATCAATGCGGCGATGAATATGGGCGCGATTCCAACCAAAGGACTGACCATGCCATTCTTCAGTTATGGCGGCTCATCAATGTTGATTAGCTTGGTGATGGTTGCGTTATTGCTAAAAATTTATAAAGAAAGCCCTGAAATCGAAAAAAGCCAATGCCGTTATTATTGA
- a CDS encoding Fur family transcriptional regulator, translating to MSTSLSVCEHLHDVQDFTPHDVTERLMAAKEQCRLNGARFTPLRQQIYQLVLAANKPIGAYDLITQLQQMRLSEPDNNDDSSEALSSQQHPTKASSKALSSKKQAPKNVAPPTVYRSLEFLLSEGLIHQLTSINAYVPCCHPRAQHTAAFLICGQCQRVQECSSVPVQEMMSFAEQDVGFIVERSVIELSGRCQACQ from the coding sequence ATGTCCACCAGTTTATCAGTCTGCGAACATTTACATGATGTGCAGGACTTTACGCCGCATGACGTGACCGAGCGCCTAATGGCAGCAAAAGAACAATGTCGACTGAACGGTGCACGCTTTACCCCATTGCGCCAGCAAATATATCAATTGGTATTGGCAGCCAATAAACCTATCGGTGCATATGATTTGATCACGCAATTGCAGCAAATGCGCTTATCAGAGCCTGATAACAATGATGACAGCAGCGAAGCGCTTAGCTCGCAACAGCATCCAACGAAAGCGTCATCTAAAGCGCTTAGCTCTAAAAAACAAGCGCCAAAAAATGTCGCGCCACCCACTGTCTATCGCAGTCTGGAGTTTTTATTGAGTGAAGGCTTGATACATCAATTGACCTCTATCAATGCTTATGTGCCCTGCTGTCACCCACGCGCCCAGCATACCGCAGCATTTTTGATCTGTGGTCAATGTCAGCGTGTACAAGAATGTAGCAGTGTACCCGTACAGGAAATGATGAGTTTTGCTGAGCAAGATGTTGGCTTTATCGTGGAACGCAGTGTGATTGAGCTGAGTGGTCGTTGCCAAGCGTGCCAGTAA
- the gluQRS gene encoding tRNA glutamyl-Q(34) synthetase GluQRS gives MPTPIIPVQPIGRFAPSPTGELHLGSLTTALASFCHIKSIGGKWLLRIEDTDTERCDQQFTEQILIDLEALGLYWDGDIIYQSERIDIYNDYLHSALHPLTYGCQCSRKDLEQYWAQEELSPSYDANPLQPNRKRYPRCCVSADLDREQHKLRIQLPNYKIGFNDGIQGLQWDNPQQTLGDMVVRRQDGMINYILAASLDDGLQQVTHIMRGLDILPMTTAQISIMDAARLPAIDHWYHLPLICHGDGQKLSKQNLAQPIDTRDPSKLIADALQLLQQPAVDRDTATRMLKQAIAQWDSTPLQGKQQLNMPNE, from the coding sequence ATGCCCACTCCAATCATACCAGTACAGCCGATTGGTCGTTTTGCTCCCTCACCGACTGGTGAACTGCATCTTGGCTCATTGACGACCGCGCTTGCCAGCTTTTGCCATATAAAATCCATTGGTGGTAAATGGCTACTGCGTATTGAAGACACTGATACCGAACGCTGTGATCAGCAATTTACTGAGCAAATTTTGATTGATTTGGAAGCGCTTGGATTGTACTGGGACGGTGATATCATTTATCAATCTGAGCGTATTGATATTTATAATGATTATCTACACTCAGCCCTGCATCCGCTCACTTATGGTTGTCAGTGCTCGCGTAAAGATTTGGAGCAATACTGGGCGCAAGAAGAGCTGAGCCCATCTTATGATGCTAACCCATTGCAACCAAACAGGAAGCGTTATCCACGCTGCTGTGTCAGCGCTGACCTTGATAGAGAGCAACATAAGCTACGCATACAGCTACCGAATTATAAGATTGGTTTTAACGACGGTATTCAAGGATTGCAGTGGGATAATCCTCAGCAGACATTGGGTGATATGGTGGTGCGTCGCCAAGATGGTATGATCAATTATATTTTGGCTGCCAGCCTTGATGATGGACTGCAACAAGTGACACATATTATGCGCGGTCTAGATATCCTACCCATGACGACAGCGCAAATCAGCATCATGGATGCCGCACGCTTGCCTGCCATCGATCATTGGTATCACTTGCCACTGATATGTCATGGTGATGGACAAAAACTCTCTAAGCAAAACCTAGCACAACCCATTGATACACGGGATCCAAGTAAACTTATCGCCGACGCTTTACAACTATTACAGCAACCAGCCGTCGATAGAGACACAGCTACTCGTATGTTAAAGCAAGCCATTGCTCAATGGGACAGTACGCCGCTACAAGGCAAGCAACAGTTAAATATGCCCAATGAATAA
- the dksA gene encoding RNA polymerase-binding protein DksA, protein MSTLTTNPSEAKFTPYVPAKDEEYMSDAQLEHFKAILLDWKSQLIGEADRTKTYIQDESSAMPDINDRATQEEEFALALRTRDRERKLIRKIDKSMSEIENDDYGFCETCGVEIGLRRLEARPTATQCIDCKTLSEIKERQNQGA, encoded by the coding sequence ATGAGCACCCTGACCACGAATCCAAGTGAAGCTAAGTTTACTCCTTATGTGCCTGCCAAAGACGAAGAGTACATGTCTGATGCGCAGTTAGAGCACTTTAAGGCTATATTATTGGATTGGAAGAGCCAACTGATTGGCGAAGCGGATCGCACCAAGACTTATATCCAAGACGAGTCCAGTGCAATGCCAGATATCAATGATCGCGCCACCCAAGAAGAAGAGTTTGCCCTCGCATTGCGTACGCGTGACCGTGAACGTAAGCTCATTCGCAAAATTGATAAATCTATGTCAGAAATTGAAAATGATGATTATGGATTTTGTGAAACTTGTGGCGTAGAGATTGGTCTGCGTCGTCTCGAAGCGCGCCCAACAGCTACCCAGTGTATCGATTGTAAAACACTGTCTGAGATTAAAGAACGCCAAAATCAAGGCGCTTAA
- a CDS encoding metal ABC transporter ATP-binding protein gives MSLSTSPSNQPNFSTVDSNTINTASKLLSLSDVSYDIGHQRLLSHIDIDIAVNETVSLIGPNGAGKSTLVKLILGLIEPTKGHINSHQQLQLGYVPQRFAVPPILPLRVCDLLAQADKRRLTSEQRQFIFDNLSLTHLLSRQMLHLSGGETQRVLLARALLDKPNLLILDEPMQGLDPDTEVWLYQFIDELPEFLRCAMLVVSHDLHWVMKGSRRVICLNKHICCEGQPSELAISSEFQKLFGHHYEQPYVHQPHACEHHAPSEL, from the coding sequence ATGAGCCTGTCTACCTCACCGTCTAATCAACCGAACTTTTCCACTGTTGATAGTAATACCATTAACACTGCGAGTAAACTGCTGAGCCTAAGCGATGTCAGCTACGACATTGGGCATCAACGCTTACTCTCACATATTGATATTGACATTGCGGTTAATGAAACAGTCAGTCTTATTGGACCCAATGGCGCTGGTAAGTCAACGTTGGTCAAACTTATTTTGGGATTGATTGAGCCAACCAAAGGGCACATTAACTCTCATCAGCAGTTACAGCTTGGCTATGTGCCGCAGCGCTTTGCTGTACCGCCGATATTGCCATTACGAGTCTGCGATTTATTGGCACAAGCGGATAAAAGGCGCTTAACGTCTGAGCAGCGTCAATTTATCTTTGATAACTTGTCATTGACGCACTTACTATCGCGACAAATGCTGCACCTGTCGGGTGGTGAGACACAAAGGGTCTTGCTCGCGCGAGCACTGTTAGACAAACCCAACTTATTGATTTTAGATGAGCCGATGCAAGGACTGGACCCTGATACTGAGGTTTGGCTCTATCAGTTTATTGATGAGCTGCCGGAGTTTTTGCGTTGTGCCATGCTGGTGGTATCGCATGATCTGCATTGGGTCATGAAAGGCAGTCGACGCGTGATTTGTCTTAATAAGCATATTTGCTGTGAGGGACAACCAAGCGAGCTTGCCATTAGTAGTGAATTTCAAAAACTATTTGGGCATCATTATGAGCAGCCTTATGTACATCAACCGCATGCCTGTGAGCATCACGCCCCAAGCGAACTATAA
- the atpB gene encoding F0F1 ATP synthase subunit A, producing the protein MAGEQTTTDYISHHLTNWTYGYLPGEGWKVAYTAEEASAMGFKAIHLDSMLWSIGLGIVFCAIFWMVARKVTSGVPGKTQAAVEMIVEFVDNNVRDSYSGTSKLIAPLALTIFVWIFLMNLMDLLPVDFIPMIAGQIGAMMGHDPHHVFFKIVPTTDPNITLGMSFSVFILILFYSIKEKGLGGFVGELTLHPFSAKNPIVQIILIPINFILEFVTLIAKPISLGLRLFGNMYAGELIFILIALMPFWIQWALSVPWAIFHILIITLQAFVFMMLTIVYMSLASSTEH; encoded by the coding sequence ATGGCAGGCGAGCAAACAACAACAGACTATATCTCTCACCACTTAACGAACTGGACGTACGGCTATCTGCCGGGCGAAGGCTGGAAAGTTGCCTATACTGCTGAAGAAGCTAGTGCAATGGGCTTTAAAGCCATCCACCTTGATTCTATGCTTTGGTCAATTGGTCTAGGCATTGTTTTCTGCGCCATCTTCTGGATGGTCGCTAGAAAAGTCACTTCAGGCGTACCGGGTAAAACTCAGGCTGCGGTTGAGATGATCGTTGAGTTCGTTGATAACAACGTTCGTGATTCGTATAGTGGTACCTCAAAGCTGATTGCGCCTTTGGCGCTGACTATCTTTGTATGGATATTCTTAATGAACTTGATGGATTTACTACCCGTCGATTTTATTCCTATGATTGCTGGCCAAATCGGCGCAATGATGGGACATGATCCACATCATGTGTTCTTTAAGATCGTTCCAACGACGGATCCTAATATTACGCTTGGCATGTCTTTTTCTGTCTTTATACTGATTCTGTTTTATAGTATCAAAGAAAAAGGTTTGGGCGGCTTTGTTGGCGAGCTAACACTGCATCCGTTTAGTGCCAAAAACCCTATCGTACAAATTATTTTAATACCCATCAACTTTATCTTAGAGTTTGTTACTTTGATAGCGAAACCTATCTCTTTAGGTCTGCGTCTATTCGGTAACATGTATGCTGGTGAGTTGATTTTCATACTGATTGCTCTAATGCCGTTTTGGATTCAATGGGCGTTATCAGTACCGTGGGCTATTTTCCACATCTTAATTATTACACTTCAAGCGTTCGTATTTATGATGCTGACGATAGTTTATATGTCACTTGCATCATCAACTGAACATTAA